The DNA segment CATTGGTTTTTGTGCAGCGTTTCCTTCACCGCGCTGCCGACGCTTTTGTACCTCTAAAGACGTCAGCCCTGATATTGGCTCCTCCATATCATTCCTCCGTTAAGTAATCATTCTCTTGTCTTTTTTTTATTTCGAATCCGTTTGATCAGTTTCGTAATCTCCACAAGGAACAAAGGCAAAAGCGACAGTAACGCTGTCATCCCCCACTGTGCACCTGTGAGAACTACAAGGCTAAAAAAGCGGCGCAGAGCAGGAATCAGCAGAATGCATGTCAGAACTGCCCCGGATACCACTATGGTCCCGTACAGTGCCTTATTGTGCCCATTGCCCCTTGCAAAAACCGAGTCTGTATTCGAACGCTGATTGAGTGCATGAAGCAGCTGTGAAATTGCCAGAACCAGAAACGCCATTGTCATACCCGCAGCATGGTTGTCACTCGTCAGACCGTATCGATAGGCCAAGACGGTAGCAGCCGTAATATAGATGCCGTGCAGCATGACACGAATCACCAATCCGCGCTCAAACAACGTTCCTGATTTTACAGGTTTGTGTTTCATAATATTTTTGCTGGCCGGATCCACACCCAGAGCAATCGCGGGGAGCGAGTCTGTGATCAGATTAATCAGCAAGATGTGCACGGCTAGAAGCGGTGCATCCCAGTTTATCAGCGTAGCAAGAAACAGCGTAAGTATTTCTGCAACGTTGCCGGCCAGAAGGAATTGAATTACTTTTTGTATGTTTCGATAGATACGACGTCCTTCACGGATCGCATACTCGATTGTGGTAAAATCATCATCCAGAAGAATCATATCTGAGGCATCTTTTGCGACATCTGTACCACTTTTTCCCATGGCAATTCCGATATCTGCAGCTTTCAGTGCAGGTGCATCGTTTACACCGTCTCCCGTCATCGCCGCCACCTCACCGGTACGCCGAAGCGATTCAATAATGCGAAGTTTATCCGCCGGCGTGACACGGGCAAAGACAGTGGTACGTTTTATCGCCTGATCGAGAGCTTCCTCGGACATTTGATGAAGTTCATCACCTGCCACCACAAGATTTCCCTCACAAAAGATACCAAGCTGCTGCGCAATGGCTACGGCGGTCTCTTTATGGTCACCTGTAATCATGATCGTACGAATTCCCGCATCGCGGCAAGTCTCGACAGCTGGAATTACTTCTTCGCGTGGAGGATCAATCATCCCCGTCGCTCCGAGAAAGGTGAGGTCATGTTCCAGATTTTCGTCATCCTCCTCAGGGATTCGTGACAGCGTCCGCTTTGCAAACCCTAACACACGCAGTGCATCCGTTGACATATGATAACACAGATCCCTGATTTGTGTCTGGTCTTCTTCGGTAATCGGACGTTCTCCCCTTGAAGTGAGGATATAGGTACAAAGAGGAAGGATCTCATCAACAGCACCCTTCGTATAGGCGGTATATTCCTCTTCCATCTTGTGCACCGTGGTCATTCGTTTGCGTTCCGAGTCGAAGGGCTGTTCAAACACCCTGGGGTATTTGTCTTCTAGTTCCTCATGATCTTTTCCGAATGCATCGGTCAGAAAGAGCAGCGCACCCTCCGTGGGATCGCCGAGAATCTCTCCCGGACGATCCGGGTCAAAGCTTGCATTATTGCAAAGCGCCGCCGCATAGACCAGTTCCCGATATACGGCATGTTTTTTCGCGGCATCCGCTACTTTCGTCGTCTCTTTCGTCTCAAAGTCACCGTTCATCGCTATGTCTGTTACCGTCATACGATTTTTTGTCAGTGTGCCGGTCTTGTCACAGCAGATGACAGATGCACCTCCAAGCGTTTCCACTGCAGGCAGCTTGCGCACCAGTGCATTTTCCTCTGCCATACGCTGTACACCGAGTGCCATAACAATCGTTGCCGTCGCAGGAAGACCCTCCGGAATCACGGAAATCGCCAGTGAAATGGCTGTCATAAGCAGCGGAACCCAGGGTCTGCCATACAAGGATCCTATCACAAAGATCACAATGCAGACAAACAGGCCAAAGATACTTAAGGTTTTGCCGACAGCGTTCAGTTTCTGCTTTAAGGGGGTGTCATATTCATCCTGCTGATCCAACATGCCGGCGATTTTTCCGACCTGCGTACGCATTCCGGTTTCCACGACAACACCTGTTCCGTTGCCATACATGACGATGGATGAGCTATAGGCCATATTCCTTCGATCACCCAGCGGTGTATCTTCGGCATATGAGGTGTCATCCTCCTTTTCAAGCGGAACGGATTCTCCCGTAAGAGCTGCCTCTTGAATCTTTAAGTTATTCGTACTGAGCAAGCGGATATCTGCCGGCACAATACTGCCGTCTTCCAGATAGACAATGTCTCCCGCCACGAGCTCCCGGGCAGGGATCAGGCTCTCTTCTCCTTCGCGCAGTACCCTCGCAGTCGGCGCTCCTATACTTTTTAGCGCCTCAAGTGCGTTTGCCGCCTTCTTTTCCTGAATGATGCTCACCGCAGCATCCAGCGCTACAATGACCAGAATTACAATCGCTTCTGTCCATTCATTCAGCAACATGGAAAGCAGTGCGGCAGCAATCAGGATAATCACCATCACATCCGTGAGCTGTTCTTTTAGCATCTCAAGAATACTCTTTTGCTTTTTCTGGCACAATACATTGCAGCCATCTTTTTGCAGTCTCTTTTCTGCCTCGGCATCACTTAATCCTTCTTCCGATGTCTGAAGTTTCTTCAGTACATCCTCCGCAGATTTGGCATGCCAAGGCTTGTGTAAGTCGTCATCCATCAATATAAACTCCTTTTAAAATTTATTATAAGTCAGAAGAGCATAAAAAGGCATACTTTACATCGAAACGCAAAGTACACCCTCATCTTAATCTGAAACTTATTCTGTATTTATACATGGTCTTATCTGGTACATCCTTTTTTGTATCTGATTTTCCACAGCTTTTGAGGTTGTCCTCCAAGCGGCAGATATCTGTTGTCAATTTTGTCTCATCTTATTTGGTTCTCTCATGTTGTCCGACAGAAGAAGGTTCCACATTGGGGTGCGGAAACCTTCGTATGTTCATTCCCTTACATGCTGACAATAACTGAAGAAAGGGAAAAAATTAATCATGATAAGGGAATGAACCGGGACAGCAGGGGTTGAACCTGCAGCACAATCATACACATGCTTAAAAGGCAAAACATACAGAACTGGAGAAATATAAAAACAATTTGCAAATCTAATATTCTTATAAGCCTGGTACAACTATGCCTGAATCACTCTGCCATTGAGCTATGTCCCGAAATAATAATAATGCAAAAATGAGTATAGCAGAATTCAAGGGATGATTGACTATATATGTACTGAACAACATATTTCATGTACCGAAAAACAAAAAGTGCAAGAAAGTATATCACATGCTTTCCTGCACTTTTTATCTGATTAACCGGGACAGCAGGATTCGAACCTGCAGCTATCGCGCATCGCATATATGGAAAACATACAGATCTATGAAACATTGTACAAGATCTCGAGTGAAACTTTTTATACATTAGTCATTACTACGTTGGAGAACTGCTCTGCCGCTCTGCCATTTGAGCTATGTCCCGACAAGTATAAATTATAATTCAGTATAACAGATCTACGCCAGATTCCTTTGTATAGGTAACGAACAACCTGTCTTATGTAACAAAAGACAGGTTGTTCTGATTTCAGAATATGCCGCACTGCGAAAACACGAAGTAATTCTTTCGCTGATTTGTTGAATTACTGAAGATTCAATTTCTTTGTCATAATATATTTTGTCACGAAAAAGCCCGCGATGAAAATAATCAGTGATATAATCAGATTTATAATCATCGTTGTATTCGCTATCTGTACTCCGGTTACCTGCATTTCCCAGGCATTTTCTGATTCAAGACTTGAGGATATGAATGAATTACCGGTGACTGCGATTGTTATGATCATAATAATCTGTTCAACAACGTAGATTCCGGCATATACCCCAACCGAACCCAATAGCTTATGTCCGGAAAGCAAACTGCCTATGGATACAGAAACATACATCTTAAGGACGCTTACGAATGGGGTCAGAACAATTGTGGCTACAATTAAACATCCCGTCAAAAGAGATCTGCCATGAAACAGATACCCGATGACCTCCTTCATAAGTTGTGACAGATTGCTGAATGTCTCCTTGTCTGCCATTATGATAAAAATAGCTGCGATCACAACAATAATATCAAGAACCATCCAGAGAATCCCTGTAAGTCCCTTCGAAATGATAATCTGCTGCGGTGTAACAGGCAGTGTGTTTGTCAGGTATCCCTGATCTGTAAACACATCTTTATAGAAACGATATCCGATAAAAACGACAGTGAATATAGCTGCTGTTCCAATTACCATAATGCTTAAGAAGAAAAACAACCCTGCTATGGTAGAATTTTCATTCAGACCGCCGCTTACTGCAAAGGATATTCTTGTGAGAACTGCAAAAAGAAGAACAATTCCATGCAGAATAATTAAACTTTTGGATATTTCTTTCCACTCATATTTAAATAATTTCTTTAACATCTGAATACCTCCCTGAACAGTGCATCCACTGATTTTCCCTGTTTGACACGAATGTCATCGACTGCTGTCTGCATACGGATCTGTCCATCCTTTATGAAAATCACTTCATCTAAAATGTTTTCCACATCCGATATCAGGTGAGTAGAGATAAGTATCGTTGCATTTTCATCATAATTATTGATAATGGTATCTAAGATATAATCTCTGGCCGCCGGATCAACACCTGCAATTGGCTCATCCAGACAATACAGCTTTGCTCTTCTGCTCATCACTAATATCAGCTGTACCTTTTCCCTTGTCCCTTTTGACAAGGTCTTAATTCTTGCTGTCGGATCAATCGCCAATCGTTCCAGCATATCCTTAGAACGGCTTCTGTCATAATCTGAATAGAAGTCCTCAAAGAAATTCATGACATCGGAAACCCTCTGATTTTCATTCAGATAGGTACGCTCCGGAAGATAAGAGACAATCTCTTTCGTCTTAAGCCCAGGTTCATTTCCAGCGATGAGCAATGCACCCTCAGACGGTGAGAGAAGGCCGTTAATCAGTTTAATTAAGGTGGTCTTTCCACTGCCGTTCGGACCAAGCAAACCGATAATCCTACCGGATTCCAAATCCAGATCCACAGATTTCAAGGCCTGCTTTTTTCCATATTTTTTTGTCAGTCCCCTGCACTCTAATATTGTACTCATACTCTCTCCTCCTTCAGATTTTTATGGAGCAGGCTGAGAATCTCCTCTTTTCCAAACCCCATCTGAATCATCTTTTCCATAAACTCCCGAATCTGGACCGACGCCAGTTCTTCTCTCGTCTTGTCAATCATTCCCGAGTCCTCCGTTACAAATCTTCCACTGGTTCTCTCCGTAAAGAGAAGTCCTTCTCTCTCAAGTTCCGACATAGCCTTTTGCATCGTATTAGGATTTACTCCGGCTTCTACAGCCAGCTCCCGTACAGATGGTAATTTATCACCCGGTTTGTAATAACCGGATACAATCGTAAGTTCAATTCTCTCGACTAATTGTGTATAAATTGGTCTTCCTGAATCTAAGTCCCATGCCATTCTCTTGCCTCCTTAATTTTAATTCTTGTATTATTGTATTGTTGTATTATTTGTATAGTACAATAATACGATAGGAAATACATTTTGTCAAGATGTTTTTTTATTTTTTTTAAATGGCACATTAAAAAAGCAAGGATAGCGTTCCAGCGATATCCCTGCTTTTCAATTACAACGTTATTTTCAGCAGTGCTTTATTTTTGATTCCCATAATAGCATCTCAGATAAATCTCTTTTATCTCTTTTAATAATGGATATCTGGGATTAGCTCCTGTACACTGATCGTTAAATGCCTGTTCAACCATGTCGTCTAAGGTATCAAGAAAATAGTTCTCATCGACACCATACTCCCTGATAGACTTTTTGATTCCAATCTGTTCTTTCAGCTTTTCCAGCTTTGCTATGAATTCTTCAAACACTTCCTGATCATCTTTGCCGGTACACCCTGCAAATCGTCCCAACTCGGCATATCTTGCCAGGGTATCCGGATAAGGGTACTGGGAAAAAGTTCCCATCTTCGCCGGTGCTTCAGCTGCGTTATATCGCATGACCTCCGTGAGAAGAACCGCATTGGCAATACCATGGGGAAGATGATGGAAAGCGCCCAGTTTGTGTGCCATGGAGTGGTTGACTCCCAGGAATGCATTCGCGAATGCCATCCCCGCTATACAAGATGCATCAGCCATCTTTTCCCGGGCAATCGGATCATCTGCTCCGTTCTCATAGGCAGAGGGGAGATAATCGAATACGGTTTTTACGGCTTTCATTGACAATGGCTGCGTAAAGTCCGTAGCCATAATTGATACATAGGACTCGATTGCGTGGGTCATGACATCAATACCGGAAGCACTGGTCAGTCCCTTAGGCTGTGACATCATGTTGTCAACATCTACAATTGCCATATTCGGGAGGAGTTCATAGTCTGTCAGAGGCCACTTTACACCTGTATCTGCATCTGTAATGATAGCAAACGGTGTCACCTCAGAGCCGGTTCCCGAAGAGGTGGGAATTGCTACAAAATATGCCTTTTCTCCCATCTTAGGGAAGGTGAATACCCTTTTTCGAATATCCATAAAATCCATGGCCAGATCTTCAAAATTCACTTCCGGATGCTCATACATAAGCCACATAATCTTCCCTGCATCCATCGCCGAACCGCCGCCCATAGCAATGATCGTGTCCGGTTCAAAAGCAGAGATCATCTCTGCTCCTTTTCTTGCGCATTGGAGAGTCGGATCGGGTGCAACTTCAAAAAAGCATGAATGCTGAATTCCCATCTCATCCAGCTTTTCCTCAACAGCGTCTACATACCCGTTCTTGTACAGGAAGGAATCTGTGATAATAAAAGCCTTCTTTTTATGCATCACTGTGCCAAGTTCATCCAGCGCAGTCGGCATACAGCCTTTTTTAAAGTAAACTTTTTGAGGTGTCCGAAACCAAAGCATATTCTCTCTCCTCTCTGCAACCGTCTTAATATTCAGCAGATGTTTTACCCCTACGTTCTCTGACACGGAATTTCCGCCCCAGGAACCACAGCCAAGTGTAAGAGAAGGGGTCATTTTAAAGTTGTAGAGATCACCAATACCTCCCTGAGAAGAAGGTGTGTTCACTAATACACGCCCTGTCTTCATTCTCTTTGCATGCATTGCTATCTTTTCTTTCTGACTTGGGTGTACGAAGAGAGAGGATGTGTGTCCATAACCGCCATCGGCTACGAGCCTCTCGGCCTTTTCAAGGGCTTCATCAAATGTTTTTGCTTTATACATCGCAAGAACTGGAGATAACTTTTCATGGGCGAATTCTTCGGAAGGTTCTACAGACTCCACTTCACCGATCAGAATCTTTGTATCCTCCGGAACATCTATACCCGCCATTTTTGCAATCGCACACGCCGACATTCCCGGAATCTTTGAATTCAGTGCACCGTTGATCATTATCGTCTTTCGCACCTTATCAAGCTCACCTTTCTTTTTCAAAAAATAGCATCCACGATAAGCAAATTCCTTTTTGACTTCATCATATATATCTTCAAGAACTGTTACAGATTGCTCGGAGGCACAAATCATACCGTTATCGAATGTCTTAGAATGAATAATTGAGCTGACAGCCATCTTGATATCTGCTGTGTCATCTATGATGACTGGTGTGTTGCCCGATCCTACTCCCAGTGCCGGTTTTCCCGATGAATACGCAGATTTCACCATCCCCGGTCCGCCTGTCGCCAGAATAATATCTGACTCTCGCATTACCTGTGTTGTAAGTTCGAGAGAGGGTTCATCTATCCAACCAATGATTCCTTCGGGAGCCCCTGCTTTTACCGCCGCCTCAAGTACCACCCTCGCAGCCTCGATCGTACATCTTTTTGCGGCCGGATGAGGACTGATAATGATCGCATTTCTCGTCTTTAAACTAATCAAAGTTTTAAAAATTGCTGTTGAAGTAGGGTTTGTGGTGGGGATAACTGCTGCAATCAGGCCAAGAGGTTCTGCAATCTTCTTAATTCCATATGCCGGATCTTCTTCAATAACACCACAGGTCTTTGTATGTCTGTACGCATTATATATATACTCCGCTGCATAATGGTTCTTAATTACCTTATCTTCCACAACACCTCTTTGTGTCTCTTCCACTGCCAGTTTTGCAAGAGGGATGCGCTGTTTGTTCGCTGCCATAGCCGCTTCAAAGAAGATTTTATCTACCTGCTCCTGCGTATAGGCAGCAAATATCTTCTGAGCCTGGCGCATCGCCTGTATCTTAATGCTGAGGGTTTCTGTACTGTTCACGATATCAGGTACAACTGTCTTATCCTTATTAGCCATCTTAGTGCCTCCTGTTATTCAAATCTTTTTACATTAATAACTTACTCGTATAGTTTACAACATGCTGCATTGTTTGTCAATATATTAACGTTATATTTTTAACATAGTTAGTTTTTTAGTTATTACTCGTGTTTGAAGATAGAAAAAAAGGGGATGGCCCCTTTTTTCAAATCACCTTTATTCACCAAATCCACTTTCTACCAGTGCACATAATTCTTCGACTGCATTTTCTTCATCAGAACCGTCTGCAGCTATCTCAATTCTTGTTCCCTGCTTCAATCCTTCTGCCATGATTCGCACGACTGATTTCGCATTCACTGCCTCTTTATCCTGATCCAGATTACGAATTGTCACTTTGCTTTCAAATTTCTTGGCTTTTAGCACAAGTTCAGAGGCAGGACGTGCATGAAGACCTGTTTTATTGATCACTTTCAATTGCTTTTTTATCATGATTTGCTACCTTTCTGCTAAGTTTTGTGTTTCTTGCAGCTGATGTCAGACACTCTCGCCGTTGCTGGAAATCAGCTCTTGATACCAGTAGAAAGAGTCTTTTCGAATCCTCTCTAAAGTGCCGTTTCCCTCATCGTCTTTATCTACATAGATAAACCCATAACGTTTCATCATCTCACCTGTGCTTGCACTGACAAGATCAATACAGCCCCACGGCGTATATCCGATGAGATCTACCCCATCTTCGATGGCCTCCGCCATTTGCTCTACATGCCATCTCAAGTAATCGATCCGATAATCATCATGAATACTCCCATCCGGCTCCAACGTATCAGCGGCACCGAGTCCGTTTTCCACCACCATAATCGGAACTTCGTATCGGGCATACACTTCATTCAGGAAATAACGCAGTCCCTTGGGGTCAATCATCCAGCCCCAATCGCTCGCCTTGAGATAAGGATTCGAAACTGCATCTCCCATCATATTGCCCGCCGTCTTTTTCATCTCAGGATCTGCACTGGCACAGGCACTGGAATAATAACTGAAAGAGTAGAAATCTACACATCCGGCTTTTAGTATCTCATCGTCGCCCGGCTCCTTCGTCACCTGAATATTGTGTTCCTGAAAGTAGCGTTTAGCATAATGTGGATAGGCGCCGCGAACCTGCACATCACTGCAAAACCAGTTTCCCATATTCATCCGCTGCTGGCTGGCAAGCATGTCATCCGGATTACAGGTATATGGATAGACACACGTTCCCGCTATCATACAGCCCACGCGATTATTTTCATCAATTTCATGTGCCAGCTTCACTGCTTTCGCACTTGCCAAAAACTCATGGTGCAGCGCTGTAAAGCGTCGGCTGGCCACTTCAGGAGATTCTGTCTTGCTGTTTGCAAATGGATTGCCCATATCGGCATCTTCTTTTGGCAAAATTCCGCCCCCTAGTGTTTCTCCAAAACTATGGCTTAAGGCATTGATTTCATTAAATGTCAGCCAGTATCTCACCAGACCTTTATATTCTGTAAATATTGTCCGACAGTAATTGAGATAATAATCAACCACTCTTCGATCTGCAAAACCATTGTATTTTTCACAGAGATGATACGGCATGTCAAAATGCTGTATGGTCACAAGGGGTTCTATCTTGTATTTCTTACACTCTAAAAATATATCTCGATAAAATTCAATT comes from the Blautia liquoris genome and includes:
- a CDS encoding calcium-translocating P-type ATPase, PMCA-type; the protein is MDDDLHKPWHAKSAEDVLKKLQTSEEGLSDAEAEKRLQKDGCNVLCQKKQKSILEMLKEQLTDVMVIILIAAALLSMLLNEWTEAIVILVIVALDAAVSIIQEKKAANALEALKSIGAPTARVLREGEESLIPARELVAGDIVYLEDGSIVPADIRLLSTNNLKIQEAALTGESVPLEKEDDTSYAEDTPLGDRRNMAYSSSIVMYGNGTGVVVETGMRTQVGKIAGMLDQQDEYDTPLKQKLNAVGKTLSIFGLFVCIVIFVIGSLYGRPWVPLLMTAISLAISVIPEGLPATATIVMALGVQRMAEENALVRKLPAVETLGGASVICCDKTGTLTKNRMTVTDIAMNGDFETKETTKVADAAKKHAVYRELVYAAALCNNASFDPDRPGEILGDPTEGALLFLTDAFGKDHEELEDKYPRVFEQPFDSERKRMTTVHKMEEEYTAYTKGAVDEILPLCTYILTSRGERPITEEDQTQIRDLCYHMSTDALRVLGFAKRTLSRIPEEDDENLEHDLTFLGATGMIDPPREEVIPAVETCRDAGIRTIMITGDHKETAVAIAQQLGIFCEGNLVVAGDELHQMSEEALDQAIKRTTVFARVTPADKLRIIESLRRTGEVAAMTGDGVNDAPALKAADIGIAMGKSGTDVAKDASDMILLDDDFTTIEYAIREGRRIYRNIQKVIQFLLAGNVAEILTLFLATLINWDAPLLAVHILLINLITDSLPAIALGVDPASKNIMKHKPVKSGTLFERGLVIRVMLHGIYITAATVLAYRYGLTSDNHAAGMTMAFLVLAISQLLHALNQRSNTDSVFARGNGHNKALYGTIVVSGAVLTCILLIPALRRFFSLVVLTGAQWGMTALLSLLPLFLVEITKLIKRIRNKKKTRE
- a CDS encoding ABC transporter ATP-binding protein; protein product: MSTILECRGLTKKYGKKQALKSVDLDLESGRIIGLLGPNGSGKTTLIKLINGLLSPSEGALLIAGNEPGLKTKEIVSYLPERTYLNENQRVSDVMNFFEDFYSDYDRSRSKDMLERLAIDPTARIKTLSKGTREKVQLILVMSRRAKLYCLDEPIAGVDPAARDYILDTIINNYDENATILISTHLISDVENILDEVIFIKDGQIRMQTAVDDIRVKQGKSVDALFREVFRC
- the ascB gene encoding 6-phospho-beta-glucosidase codes for the protein MKKTKTFPNNFFWGGATAANQCEGGWKEGGKGPSVSDHYTAGSRQVPRKFTREIDPNQSYPSHEAIDMYHHYKEDIVLFAEMGFKMYRLSIAWSRIFPRGDESAPNAEGIEFYRDIFLECKKYKIEPLVTIQHFDMPYHLCEKYNGFADRRVVDYYLNYCRTIFTEYKGLVRYWLTFNEINALSHSFGETLGGGILPKEDADMGNPFANSKTESPEVASRRFTALHHEFLASAKAVKLAHEIDENNRVGCMIAGTCVYPYTCNPDDMLASQQRMNMGNWFCSDVQVRGAYPHYAKRYFQEHNIQVTKEPGDDEILKAGCVDFYSFSYYSSACASADPEMKKTAGNMMGDAVSNPYLKASDWGWMIDPKGLRYFLNEVYARYEVPIMVVENGLGAADTLEPDGSIHDDYRIDYLRWHVEQMAEAIEDGVDLIGYTPWGCIDLVSASTGEMMKRYGFIYVDKDDEGNGTLERIRKDSFYWYQELISSNGESV
- a CDS encoding GntR family transcriptional regulator, producing the protein MAWDLDSGRPIYTQLVERIELTIVSGYYKPGDKLPSVRELAVEAGVNPNTMQKAMSELEREGLLFTERTSGRFVTEDSGMIDKTREELASVQIREFMEKMIQMGFGKEEILSLLHKNLKEERV
- the adhE gene encoding bifunctional acetaldehyde-CoA/alcohol dehydrogenase produces the protein MANKDKTVVPDIVNSTETLSIKIQAMRQAQKIFAAYTQEQVDKIFFEAAMAANKQRIPLAKLAVEETQRGVVEDKVIKNHYAAEYIYNAYRHTKTCGVIEEDPAYGIKKIAEPLGLIAAVIPTTNPTSTAIFKTLISLKTRNAIIISPHPAAKRCTIEAARVVLEAAVKAGAPEGIIGWIDEPSLELTTQVMRESDIILATGGPGMVKSAYSSGKPALGVGSGNTPVIIDDTADIKMAVSSIIHSKTFDNGMICASEQSVTVLEDIYDEVKKEFAYRGCYFLKKKGELDKVRKTIMINGALNSKIPGMSACAIAKMAGIDVPEDTKILIGEVESVEPSEEFAHEKLSPVLAMYKAKTFDEALEKAERLVADGGYGHTSSLFVHPSQKEKIAMHAKRMKTGRVLVNTPSSQGGIGDLYNFKMTPSLTLGCGSWGGNSVSENVGVKHLLNIKTVAERRENMLWFRTPQKVYFKKGCMPTALDELGTVMHKKKAFIITDSFLYKNGYVDAVEEKLDEMGIQHSCFFEVAPDPTLQCARKGAEMISAFEPDTIIAMGGGSAMDAGKIMWLMYEHPEVNFEDLAMDFMDIRKRVFTFPKMGEKAYFVAIPTSSGTGSEVTPFAIITDADTGVKWPLTDYELLPNMAIVDVDNMMSQPKGLTSASGIDVMTHAIESYVSIMATDFTQPLSMKAVKTVFDYLPSAYENGADDPIAREKMADASCIAGMAFANAFLGVNHSMAHKLGAFHHLPHGIANAVLLTEVMRYNAAEAPAKMGTFSQYPYPDTLARYAELGRFAGCTGKDDQEVFEEFIAKLEKLKEQIGIKKSIREYGVDENYFLDTLDDMVEQAFNDQCTGANPRYPLLKEIKEIYLRCYYGNQK
- a CDS encoding HPr family phosphocarrier protein is translated as MIKKQLKVINKTGLHARPASELVLKAKKFESKVTIRNLDQDKEAVNAKSVVRIMAEGLKQGTRIEIAADGSDEENAVEELCALVESGFGE